The Paeniglutamicibacter sulfureus genome includes a region encoding these proteins:
- a CDS encoding amidohydrolase gives MSLEMYRNGSIYSPADPFATAMLVEDGTVAWIGTEAAAGALLDARMTEIDLQGALITPAFVDSHVHLASLGARLKGLGLGAARSATEVLAAVDVAAANTSGTILGAGWDESTFASGTLPTSDQLHRAAPDREIYLARVDVHSALISPALAHRVGLVQGPEYVDGLVRGTAHERVRSAVFAYDPTANTENRNLALQHLAATGHGTVVEMAAEHISGRADLEALLARTDAEKASSPEVYAYWGQAVGTEEEARSLLASFNSTSVVGLGGDLNIDGSIGSRTALLRADYSDAAGERGTSYLDVDSISAHVAACSLAGIQASFHVIGDAGLDLALEGFGRAAESVGIAKVQAGRHRLEHVEMADDAARAQMLAFALTASMQPGFDAAWGGPGRLYEQRLGGSRAASMNGMGQFLAAGVPVVVGSDAPVTSVSPWASVKACLELSDPQARISARAAFMAHTRSGFRALGTPNPFAGQLVNGADATFAIWDAAELSVQTPDLRVSSWSTDARAGTPMLPVLEDELPNCLRTVRAGHVLFDALGVS, from the coding sequence ATGTCTCTTGAGATGTACCGCAATGGTTCCATCTATTCCCCGGCCGATCCCTTTGCCACGGCGATGCTGGTCGAGGATGGGACGGTGGCGTGGATCGGCACCGAGGCAGCGGCAGGCGCCTTGCTAGACGCACGGATGACCGAGATTGATTTGCAGGGGGCCCTCATCACGCCGGCCTTCGTGGACTCGCATGTGCATCTGGCATCGTTGGGTGCCCGCCTCAAGGGCCTGGGCCTGGGTGCCGCCCGCAGCGCCACCGAGGTGCTCGCAGCCGTGGACGTGGCCGCGGCCAACACCTCAGGGACCATCCTCGGTGCAGGATGGGACGAGTCGACCTTCGCCTCCGGCACATTGCCCACGTCCGACCAGCTACACCGGGCAGCCCCCGACCGGGAGATCTACCTGGCGAGGGTCGACGTGCACTCCGCACTCATCAGCCCCGCGCTGGCCCATCGCGTCGGCCTCGTGCAAGGTCCCGAGTACGTCGATGGGTTGGTACGCGGGACTGCCCACGAACGTGTCCGGTCCGCAGTTTTCGCCTACGACCCCACAGCGAACACCGAAAACCGCAATCTTGCCCTTCAGCACCTGGCTGCCACGGGACATGGGACCGTGGTCGAAATGGCCGCCGAGCACATCTCCGGACGCGCCGACCTCGAGGCGCTGCTGGCCCGCACCGACGCCGAGAAGGCTTCCAGCCCCGAGGTCTACGCCTATTGGGGCCAGGCGGTGGGCACCGAGGAGGAAGCCCGCTCTTTGTTGGCATCGTTCAATTCGACCTCCGTGGTGGGATTGGGCGGCGACCTGAACATCGATGGCTCGATCGGTTCCCGTACAGCGTTGCTGCGCGCGGACTACTCCGATGCCGCGGGGGAGAGGGGCACCTCCTATCTGGATGTTGACAGCATCAGCGCCCATGTTGCCGCATGTTCCCTGGCCGGCATCCAAGCCTCCTTCCACGTGATCGGCGACGCCGGCCTGGACCTCGCACTTGAGGGTTTTGGCAGGGCCGCCGAATCCGTGGGCATTGCCAAGGTGCAGGCCGGCAGGCACCGGTTGGAACACGTTGAAATGGCCGACGACGCCGCACGGGCCCAAATGCTTGCCTTCGCCTTGACGGCTTCTATGCAACCGGGCTTCGACGCAGCATGGGGAGGTCCGGGCCGCCTGTACGAGCAGCGGCTCGGCGGTTCCCGCGCCGCGTCCATGAATGGCATGGGACAGTTCCTGGCTGCCGGGGTTCCCGTCGTGGTCGGGTCGGATGCCCCCGTCACCTCGGTCAGCCCGTGGGCCTCCGTCAAGGCCTGCCTCGAACTCAGTGACCCGCAGGCCCGGATCTCGGCAAGGGCCGCGTTCATGGCGCACACCCGTTCCGGATTCCGTGCCCTCGGCACACCTAACCCCTTCGCCGGCCAACTGGTCAACGGTGCCGACGCCACCTTCGCCATCTGGGATGCCGCAGAGTTGTCGGTGCAGACCCCGGATCTCCGTGTTTCCTCTTGGAGCACCGATGCCCGGGCCGGTACCCCCATGCTGCCGGTGTTGGAAGACGAGTTGCCCAATTGCCTTCGAACAGTCCGGGCAGGCCACGTGCTCTTCGATGCCCTCGGCGTGTCCTAG
- a CDS encoding DEAD/DEAH box helicase: MPAERFDAAKNQPEESESGLPEFRASLGFDLDPFQEEACRAVASGSGVLVAAPTGAGKTVVGEFAIFQALRTGRKAFYTTPIKALSNQKYSDLVATYGPERVGLLTGDMTINGEAEIVVMTTEVLRNMLYADSDTLDSLGYVVMDEVHYLADKFRGAVWEEVIIHLREDVQVISLSATVSNAEEFGGWLDAVRGDTRIIVSEHRPIPLFQHVMVGGRLVDLFAEDVSFDQVADTPERVAEVNPELTKMAHRGLTGSRGRVQRGRGRRGGGGTWGEKREQMGTRVSRPDMIMALDHAGLLPSLVFIFSRNGCDAAVAQCVRSGLALTTIAESTEIEQTIDIVAHKLPPDDLEVLGFWPWREGLMRGFAAHHAGLLPIFKEVVEDLFVRGLVKAVFATETLALGVNMPARSVVMEKLEKFNGESHVSVTAGEYTQLTGRAGRRGIDVEGHAVVLWQQDTDPAAIAGLASKRTYPLNSSFRPTYNMSLNLTSQFGRERARGILETSFAQFQADRSVVGMARQVRSREESLAGYAKSMTCHMGDFKEYAALREQLSVAEKEASKTISRLRRSAVSESLESLTRGDIIEIHGARKLGRCVVIELDNSWHDPRPTVLTEDKHIRRVGVQDLNGPVEVISQIRIPKGFTGRSPKERRDLAASLHNALAESRPPRRGAPEFTFSGSDEQEELIVRLRAALKAHPCHACPEREDHARWGERHSKLLRDTNKLRAQISGRTNTISKTFDRVAKVLEDFEYLVPASDDLGQAQITDAGQRLRRIYGERDLLTSLVMETGAMNEMTAEELAGFISALVFQARREDHGPDPRMPTAKVQIAWETSVNLWSRLSDAEANAGLPETVAPDSGLIWPIYKWARGSDLRECLRGTDLAGGDFVRWAKQVIDVLDQLAKIPDLNTGLARSCNQAVQRIRRGVVAYSNVVD; the protein is encoded by the coding sequence ATGCCGGCCGAGCGATTTGACGCAGCCAAGAACCAACCCGAGGAGAGCGAAAGCGGGCTCCCCGAGTTCCGGGCCTCACTGGGATTCGACCTCGACCCCTTCCAAGAGGAAGCCTGCCGGGCGGTGGCGTCAGGTTCCGGGGTCCTGGTGGCTGCACCCACCGGCGCGGGAAAAACGGTGGTGGGGGAGTTCGCCATATTCCAGGCGCTTCGCACCGGACGCAAGGCCTTCTACACAACCCCCATCAAGGCGCTCAGCAACCAAAAGTACAGCGACCTCGTGGCCACCTACGGTCCCGAACGCGTTGGTCTGCTCACCGGCGACATGACGATCAACGGCGAGGCCGAGATCGTCGTGATGACCACCGAAGTCCTGCGCAACATGCTGTATGCGGATTCGGACACCCTTGATTCCCTGGGCTACGTCGTCATGGACGAGGTCCACTATTTGGCGGACAAGTTCCGCGGCGCAGTATGGGAAGAAGTCATCATCCACTTGCGCGAGGATGTCCAGGTCATATCGCTCTCCGCCACGGTTTCCAACGCCGAGGAGTTTGGCGGCTGGCTCGACGCAGTGCGGGGCGATACCCGCATCATCGTCTCGGAGCACCGTCCGATTCCGCTCTTTCAGCACGTGATGGTCGGTGGCCGCCTTGTCGACCTGTTTGCCGAGGATGTTTCGTTCGACCAGGTGGCCGATACCCCGGAACGGGTGGCCGAGGTCAACCCCGAACTCACCAAGATGGCCCACCGGGGTCTCACCGGCTCCCGGGGCCGCGTCCAGCGCGGACGTGGCCGCCGCGGCGGGGGAGGGACCTGGGGAGAGAAGCGCGAGCAGATGGGCACGCGCGTCTCCCGACCGGACATGATCATGGCCCTTGACCATGCCGGGTTGCTTCCGTCGCTGGTCTTCATCTTTTCCCGCAACGGCTGCGACGCCGCCGTTGCCCAGTGCGTCCGCTCGGGGCTTGCGCTGACCACCATCGCGGAGTCCACCGAAATCGAACAGACGATTGACATCGTCGCCCACAAACTGCCGCCGGACGACCTAGAAGTGCTGGGCTTCTGGCCGTGGCGCGAAGGACTCATGCGAGGCTTTGCTGCCCACCATGCGGGCCTTTTGCCAATCTTCAAGGAGGTCGTTGAAGACCTCTTTGTCCGCGGCCTCGTCAAGGCAGTCTTCGCGACCGAGACGCTTGCCTTGGGCGTCAACATGCCTGCCCGGTCGGTGGTCATGGAAAAGCTCGAGAAGTTCAACGGCGAATCCCACGTGTCTGTCACCGCGGGGGAGTACACCCAGCTGACCGGCCGTGCCGGGCGTCGGGGCATCGACGTCGAGGGGCACGCGGTGGTCCTGTGGCAACAGGACACCGATCCGGCGGCCATCGCGGGGCTAGCCTCCAAGCGGACCTACCCGTTGAATTCGAGTTTCCGTCCGACCTACAACATGTCCCTGAACCTCACCTCGCAGTTCGGCCGGGAGCGGGCTCGCGGCATCCTGGAAACCTCATTCGCCCAGTTCCAGGCAGACCGTTCCGTGGTCGGCATGGCTCGCCAAGTACGCTCCCGCGAGGAGTCGCTGGCCGGCTACGCCAAGTCAATGACCTGCCACATGGGGGACTTCAAGGAATACGCCGCCTTGCGCGAGCAATTGTCAGTGGCGGAGAAGGAGGCCTCGAAGACCATTTCGAGGCTGCGCCGCTCGGCAGTCAGCGAATCCCTGGAATCCCTCACGCGCGGGGACATCATCGAGATCCATGGGGCTAGGAAGCTTGGCCGTTGCGTTGTCATTGAGTTGGACAACTCGTGGCACGACCCGCGCCCCACGGTACTGACAGAGGACAAACACATCCGCCGCGTCGGGGTTCAGGACCTCAACGGCCCGGTTGAGGTGATCTCGCAGATCCGGATCCCCAAGGGCTTCACCGGCCGCAGTCCCAAGGAACGCCGGGACCTGGCCGCTTCGCTGCACAACGCACTGGCCGAATCGCGTCCGCCACGCCGCGGCGCCCCGGAGTTCACCTTCAGCGGCAGCGATGAACAGGAAGAGCTCATTGTTCGGCTGCGTGCAGCGCTCAAGGCCCACCCGTGCCATGCCTGCCCGGAGCGCGAGGACCATGCCCGCTGGGGTGAACGCCACTCGAAGCTGCTGCGCGACACCAACAAGCTGCGCGCCCAGATCAGCGGCCGCACCAATACCATTTCAAAGACCTTTGACCGCGTCGCGAAGGTGCTCGAGGACTTCGAGTACCTCGTGCCCGCCTCGGACGACCTGGGCCAGGCCCAAATCACCGATGCCGGTCAGCGGTTGCGGCGCATCTACGGCGAACGCGACCTCCTGACATCCCTGGTCATGGAAACAGGCGCCATGAACGAGATGACCGCCGAGGAACTGGCCGGATTCATTTCCGCCCTGGTTTTCCAGGCGCGACGCGAAGACCACGGCCCCGATCCGCGGATGCCGACCGCGAAGGTTCAAATCGCCTGGGAGACCTCGGTCAACTTGTGGTCGCGCCTCTCCGACGCCGAGGCCAACGCGGGCCTGCCCGAGACCGTAGCCCCGGACTCCGGGTTGATCTGGCCGATCTACAAGTGGGCCCGGGGCTCGGATTTGCGCGAATGCCTCCGCGGCACCGACCTGGCCGGCGGCGATTTCGTGCGGTGGGCCAAACAGGTCATTGACGTGCTTGACCAATTGGCCAAGATCCCGGACCTGAACACCGGACTTGCCCGGTCCTGCAACCAGGCGGTCCAGCGGATCCGCCGCGGGGTTGTCGCATATTCAAACGTGGTGGACTGA
- the tatC gene encoding twin-arginine translocase subunit TatC — translation MDSKKGRKNNPEGRMALKAHLVEARNRLFISLIALVLGTVGGFFLYDEVLGLLISPVRAYGGEVNFTSVMAPFDIMLKTSLLLGLVFSAPIWIYQLWAFIVPGLKKNERNTAIGFAAAAAPLFIVGVGMAYWVLPHALKFFISLTPENAQSWLTTDTYLPFVFRLLIAFGLAMLAPVLMVGLNLVGVLRAKLILRHWRITVFLIALVAAMAAPGGDAITMFALAGPLFVTFATATLICHLNDRKRDKKRAQLEAENAASAGEGSIIPDSPDLP, via the coding sequence GTGGACTCCAAAAAGGGACGGAAGAACAATCCCGAGGGCCGCATGGCCCTCAAGGCCCATCTGGTTGAAGCCCGGAACCGTCTCTTCATTTCACTGATCGCGCTGGTTTTGGGAACGGTCGGCGGATTCTTCCTTTATGACGAGGTCCTCGGGCTGCTCATCTCCCCGGTCCGTGCATACGGCGGGGAAGTCAACTTCACTTCCGTCATGGCACCTTTTGACATCATGCTCAAGACCTCTTTGCTCTTGGGGCTGGTGTTCTCGGCACCGATCTGGATCTACCAGCTCTGGGCATTTATTGTTCCGGGGCTGAAGAAGAACGAACGCAACACGGCCATCGGGTTCGCCGCAGCCGCTGCGCCGCTCTTCATCGTGGGCGTAGGTATGGCCTATTGGGTCTTGCCCCATGCCTTGAAGTTCTTCATCTCATTGACCCCGGAGAACGCCCAGTCCTGGTTGACGACCGACACATACCTACCGTTCGTGTTCCGGCTGTTGATCGCCTTCGGGCTGGCCATGCTGGCACCGGTGCTCATGGTCGGGTTGAACCTGGTCGGCGTCCTGAGGGCGAAGTTGATCCTTCGGCATTGGCGCATCACGGTCTTCCTCATTGCCCTCGTGGCCGCCATGGCGGCTCCAGGCGGAGATGCAATCACCATGTTTGCATTGGCCGGTCCATTGTTCGTGACCTTCGCGACGGCAACATTGATTTGCCACCTGAACGACCGCAAGCGAGACAAGAAGCGGGCCCAGCTCGAGGCCGAAAACGCCGCCAGTGCCGGCGAGGGATCCATCATTCCCGATTCGCCGGATCTCCCATAG
- the tatA gene encoding Sec-independent protein translocase subunit TatA, with product MGGIQGWHLVIIVILALLLFGAPKLPGLARSVGQSLRIFKSEVRQMKDDDKAPEAGEETVEGKIVDPDRRENNS from the coding sequence ATGGGTGGAATCCAAGGATGGCATCTGGTCATCATCGTAATTTTGGCACTCTTGCTGTTCGGTGCCCCGAAGCTTCCGGGTTTGGCCCGCTCTGTTGGCCAGTCCTTGCGTATCTTCAAGTCCGAGGTCCGTCAGATGAAGGACGACGACAAGGCGCCCGAGGCCGGCGAAGAAACCGTCGAGGGCAAGATCGTTGACCCCGACCGTCGTGAGAACAACTCCTAG
- a CDS encoding helix-turn-helix transcriptional regulator encodes MAQINSGGPSRAEKLVSLTYALINTPHGYSKRELRKIVDDYQSLSDAAFDRKFDRDKKDLREMGVPVKTLGTGSEERYLITPASYRLPEVSFTTEEAAVLGLAAQLWKDTDLESSAIRATGRLSAGLEDTGRGVRFTEYVPRLHAAGPAFAACLEAVWARQVLSFEYLDAQGRASDRTVDAWGIGSRFGNWYLVGLDHDRQDVRMFRLTRILSDIRTGHQHSSRPTGFSMADTLGGLNPDIAGEKARLSVAKDSGWALRSRAESISPGDDHDVLVLQFHDLMGLSADVAKLGADASVLEPASLATAVRRRLEGALAAQQAPVPAYKLSKRRNVGRPPSTEAVARNLDIISYVAKFGSPTVEQTATHFGLTEKQLLAHLQTIMMCGVPNGLPDELIDVEWEAGTISINNAEALNAPIRLSLTEAATMLAGLASLRGLPDFEHAHAVDSAYGKLQAAAVGFEGLESVLSIALRSTEESEIYAALVQAIREHQTVELTYYSASSDALGVRQVEPIRLVENAGRQYLRAFSVPNNEIRSFRIDRIQSATFSGQQFTFAPDRHHDQDDIFFTPSPADELVVLGFGPRLASLVDEFAPEQWAKGANENIAEIRMTSTSTLPGMVAYHGGDLRVVEPAPLCTEVEAWLSAAVANLEVK; translated from the coding sequence GTGGCTCAAATTAACTCCGGCGGTCCTTCCCGTGCCGAGAAACTCGTCAGTCTTACCTATGCGTTGATCAACACCCCGCATGGATATTCCAAGCGCGAACTGCGCAAGATCGTCGATGACTACCAGTCGCTGAGTGACGCCGCATTTGACCGTAAATTCGACCGGGACAAGAAAGACCTGCGTGAAATGGGCGTGCCGGTAAAAACCCTCGGCACCGGCTCCGAGGAGCGCTACCTGATCACCCCGGCCAGTTATCGGCTGCCCGAAGTGAGTTTCACGACCGAGGAAGCCGCGGTACTGGGCCTTGCTGCACAGTTGTGGAAGGACACCGACCTGGAATCCTCGGCCATCCGAGCCACTGGTCGGCTCTCGGCCGGGTTGGAAGACACCGGCCGCGGGGTACGGTTCACGGAGTATGTTCCCCGATTGCATGCCGCCGGACCGGCGTTTGCCGCCTGCCTTGAGGCGGTCTGGGCACGGCAGGTCCTGTCTTTTGAATACCTGGACGCCCAAGGCCGTGCCAGCGATCGCACCGTGGACGCCTGGGGGATCGGTTCGCGCTTCGGCAACTGGTACCTGGTCGGACTGGACCACGACCGCCAGGACGTGCGCATGTTCCGGCTGACCCGCATCCTCAGCGATATCCGCACCGGCCACCAGCATTCTTCCCGCCCCACTGGATTCTCCATGGCGGACACCTTGGGTGGCCTGAATCCAGACATTGCCGGTGAAAAGGCCCGGCTGTCGGTGGCCAAGGATTCCGGCTGGGCGCTTCGTTCCCGGGCAGAATCCATTTCCCCCGGCGATGACCACGATGTACTGGTACTGCAATTCCACGACCTGATGGGCCTTTCGGCCGACGTGGCAAAATTGGGTGCCGATGCCAGCGTGCTGGAACCCGCTTCCCTTGCAACGGCCGTGCGCCGCAGGCTCGAGGGGGCACTGGCCGCCCAGCAGGCGCCCGTACCCGCCTACAAGCTCAGCAAACGACGCAATGTCGGGCGCCCTCCGTCCACCGAGGCAGTCGCCCGAAACCTCGACATCATTTCCTATGTGGCCAAGTTCGGTTCACCTACCGTTGAGCAAACGGCCACCCACTTCGGCTTGACTGAAAAGCAGCTTTTGGCCCACCTGCAGACGATCATGATGTGCGGGGTGCCAAACGGGCTGCCCGATGAATTGATCGACGTGGAATGGGAGGCGGGAACCATCAGCATCAACAATGCAGAGGCCCTCAATGCGCCCATCCGGCTCAGCCTTACCGAGGCCGCGACCATGCTGGCCGGTTTGGCATCGTTGCGCGGACTGCCGGACTTCGAACATGCCCACGCGGTCGACTCGGCCTATGGGAAGCTGCAGGCAGCCGCGGTGGGATTCGAAGGACTGGAATCGGTATTGTCCATTGCCTTGCGCTCAACCGAGGAAAGCGAGATCTACGCTGCCCTGGTGCAGGCCATCCGTGAACACCAGACGGTGGAGCTGACGTACTACAGCGCTTCCAGCGACGCACTGGGTGTCAGGCAGGTCGAACCCATTCGTCTCGTGGAGAATGCCGGCCGGCAGTACCTTCGCGCCTTCTCGGTGCCCAACAACGAAATCCGCAGTTTCCGCATCGATAGGATCCAGTCGGCGACGTTCAGCGGCCAGCAGTTCACCTTTGCCCCGGATCGGCATCACGACCAGGACGATATCTTCTTCACCCCAAGCCCCGCCGACGAGTTGGTTGTCCTGGGCTTCGGTCCTCGCCTGGCTTCGCTCGTGGATGAATTCGCCCCGGAGCAGTGGGCCAAGGGCGCGAATGAAAACATCGCGGAGATTCGCATGACTTCCACTTCCACTCTCCCGGGAATGGTGGCCTACCATGGCGGGGACCTGCGAGTTGTTGAACCTGCCCCGCTATGCACCGAGGTCGAAGCATGGCTCAGTGCGGCAGTGGCCAACTTGGAGGTGAAGTAG
- a CDS encoding FKBP-type peptidyl-prolyl cis-trans isomerase: MSFGQRDYDRTKPEIEFPGTDAPTELKIEDIVVGDGAEVVPGSTVSTHYVGVAWSTGEEFDASWNRGTPLDFRAGVGQVIQGWDQGLIGMKVGGRRRLEIPSELAYGSRGAGGAIGPNEALIFVVDLVAVR, encoded by the coding sequence ATGTCTTTTGGACAGCGTGATTACGACCGTACCAAGCCGGAGATTGAATTCCCGGGCACCGATGCCCCGACCGAGCTGAAGATCGAGGACATCGTCGTTGGCGACGGCGCCGAGGTCGTTCCGGGCTCGACCGTCTCGACCCACTACGTCGGCGTGGCCTGGTCCACCGGCGAGGAGTTCGACGCCTCCTGGAACCGTGGCACCCCGCTGGACTTCCGTGCCGGCGTCGGCCAGGTCATCCAGGGCTGGGACCAGGGCCTGATCGGGATGAAGGTCGGCGGCCGCCGCCGCCTGGAAATTCCTTCAGAGCTCGCCTACGGCTCGCGCGGCGCCGGTGGAGCCATTGGCCCGAACGAAGCACTGATCTTCGTCGTGGACCTGGTGGCTGTCCGCTAA
- a CDS encoding FKBP-type peptidyl-prolyl cis-trans isomerase has translation MRKVMALVATASLLLVTACGSTTAASSGDVAPLESIKVTPGADDSSDPTVTFDTPLVATATGAKVIVEGKGEDIKENQNVKFKSIAYKAEDASLLGSGFAGEPVTLPTNEEFKAQLPALYETLLQAKVGSWVAMVEPAAEAAPAEGASPSASPAEAKAETVVVLKVVASEPIPEASKKLGADEVKKLKDEGSLPTFEMKDEKPAITIPKDKEVPAGLVVDVVKEGTGKVATATSDVSANYTGVRWEDGKQFDSSYDRGEASDFNLSGVIPGWTQGLEGLKAGTQVMLTIPTDLAYGADAASQGRPAGPLVFFVELKEVK, from the coding sequence GTGCGCAAAGTAATGGCACTCGTTGCAACGGCCTCGTTGCTGCTGGTGACGGCCTGTGGTTCAACCACCGCGGCATCCAGCGGTGACGTTGCGCCGTTGGAATCGATCAAGGTCACCCCCGGTGCGGATGATTCCTCGGATCCGACCGTCACCTTCGACACCCCGCTGGTTGCCACGGCAACCGGCGCCAAGGTCATCGTCGAGGGCAAGGGCGAGGACATCAAGGAAAACCAGAACGTCAAGTTCAAGTCCATCGCCTACAAGGCCGAGGATGCCAGCCTGCTCGGATCGGGCTTTGCCGGGGAACCGGTGACCTTGCCGACCAACGAGGAATTCAAGGCCCAGCTCCCGGCGCTGTATGAAACCCTCCTGCAGGCCAAGGTCGGCTCCTGGGTCGCCATGGTCGAGCCGGCAGCCGAGGCAGCACCCGCCGAAGGTGCTTCACCCTCTGCAAGCCCCGCCGAGGCAAAGGCCGAAACCGTGGTTGTCCTGAAGGTCGTGGCCAGCGAGCCGATTCCAGAGGCTTCCAAGAAGCTAGGAGCCGATGAGGTCAAGAAGCTCAAGGACGAAGGATCCCTACCTACCTTCGAGATGAAGGACGAGAAGCCGGCCATCACCATCCCGAAGGACAAGGAAGTTCCTGCAGGCTTGGTCGTTGACGTCGTGAAGGAAGGCACCGGCAAGGTCGCCACTGCCACCTCGGACGTGTCAGCCAATTACACCGGCGTCCGCTGGGAAGACGGCAAGCAGTTCGACTCCAGCTACGACCGTGGCGAAGCGTCCGACTTCAATCTCTCCGGCGTCATCCCGGGTTGGACCCAGGGACTGGAGGGCCTGAAGGCTGGTACGCAGGTCATGCTCACCATTCCGACCGATCTGGCCTACGGGGCGGATGCGGCATCCCAGGGGCGACCTGCGGGACCGTTGGTCTTCTTTGTTGAGCTCAAGGAAGTAAAGTAG
- the pafA gene encoding Pup--protein ligase, translated as MDRRIYGIETEYGINYSDPGGRPLTPEESARYLFRRVVAWGRSSNVFLTNGSRLYLDVGSHPEYATAECDELRQLIAHDRAGESILNDLVASAEERMAADGFNGRLYLFKNNTDTAGNSYGCHENFLIPRKLEFARLAEILIPFLVTRQLIAGAGKIVNIDGEPLYAFSQRADHVWEGVSSATTRSRPIINTRDEPHADAEYFRRLHVIVGDSNMSETTQLVKLGATDLMLRIIESGKIMEDLRLENPIRSIREISHDFNGTTLVKLANGKHLTALALQRRFLTLATDFVAREGAHHDQVPAVLDLWTRTLDAVESGNFSGIDTEIDWAIKHKLINSYANRHQLDLGAQRLAQLDLTYHDIDTKRGLFHVLAARGKVASVVDPAEIALAVDNPPQSTRAKLRGDFVRAAKNAERDFTVDWVHLKLNDHPGQTVLCKDPFANEDSRVEALITAMGG; from the coding sequence ATGGACCGCAGGATCTATGGCATCGAGACCGAATACGGGATCAACTACTCCGATCCCGGGGGCCGTCCGCTCACGCCGGAGGAATCGGCACGCTACCTCTTCCGCCGGGTGGTGGCCTGGGGGCGCAGCTCAAACGTGTTCCTCACCAACGGATCCAGGCTTTACCTCGATGTCGGCTCGCACCCGGAATACGCCACTGCCGAGTGCGACGAGCTCCGCCAGCTGATTGCGCACGACCGGGCAGGGGAGTCAATCCTCAACGACCTGGTGGCCAGCGCGGAGGAGCGCATGGCCGCCGACGGGTTCAACGGCCGGCTGTACCTGTTCAAGAACAATACCGACACCGCCGGGAACTCCTACGGCTGCCACGAGAACTTCCTGATCCCGCGCAAGCTCGAGTTCGCCCGGCTCGCCGAAATCCTGATCCCGTTCCTGGTCACGCGGCAGCTTATCGCCGGGGCCGGCAAGATCGTGAACATCGACGGTGAACCGCTCTACGCCTTCTCCCAGCGCGCGGACCATGTGTGGGAAGGCGTCTCCTCGGCCACCACCCGGTCGCGGCCCATCATCAACACCCGCGACGAGCCGCATGCCGACGCCGAGTACTTCCGGCGCCTGCATGTCATCGTGGGGGACTCGAACATGTCCGAGACAACCCAGCTGGTCAAGCTCGGGGCGACCGACTTGATGCTGCGGATCATCGAGTCGGGGAAGATCATGGAGGACCTGCGGCTGGAAAACCCCATCCGCTCCATCCGCGAGATCTCCCACGATTTCAACGGCACCACCCTGGTCAAGCTCGCCAACGGCAAGCACCTCACCGCGCTCGCGCTCCAGCGCCGCTTCCTGACACTGGCCACCGACTTCGTTGCCCGAGAGGGAGCACACCACGATCAGGTGCCGGCCGTGCTGGATTTGTGGACCCGCACCCTGGATGCGGTGGAATCGGGGAACTTCTCCGGGATCGACACGGAAATCGATTGGGCCATCAAGCACAAGCTGATCAATTCCTATGCCAACCGCCACCAGCTGGACCTGGGTGCCCAGCGCCTGGCGCAGCTGGACCTGACGTACCACGACATCGACACCAAGCGCGGGCTCTTCCATGTGCTGGCGGCCCGGGGCAAGGTGGCTTCTGTGGTGGATCCGGCGGAGATCGCCTTGGCCGTTGACAACCCGCCGCAAAGCACGCGGGCCAAGTTGCGCGGCGATTTTGTCCGGGCCGCCAAGAACGCGGAGCGGGACTTCACCGTTGACTGGGTGCATTTGAAGCTCAACGACCATCCCGGCCAAACGGTGCTCTGCAAGGACCCCTTCGCCAACGAGGACTCCCGCGTGGAGGCACTGATTACGGCCATGGGCGGCTAG